A single region of the Hippoglossus hippoglossus isolate fHipHip1 chromosome 17, fHipHip1.pri, whole genome shotgun sequence genome encodes:
- the prpf38b gene encoding pre-mRNA-splicing factor 38B has protein sequence MANVGNQPPPQAVNKPAPGKHGNVLPLWGNEKTMNLNPMILTNVLSSPYFKVQLYELKTYHEVVDEIYFKVTHAEPWEKGSRKTAGQTGMCGGVRGVGTGGIVSTAFCLLYKLFTLKLTRKQLMGLITHTDSPYIRALGFMYIRYTQPPADLVDWYDGFLDDEEELDVKAGGGCVMTVGEMLRSFLTKLEWFSTLFPRIPVPVQKIIDQQIKARPRKVVPKETQEEDATFTGEAGRQGEKRRSRTPRRSPSPRRSPKRSPKRSPKRSPKRSPKRSPKRSRSSSHHREKERHGPSFDRELDRERDRQKKEREGRDKDKDKDRDRERRRSRSADRNQERRERRKSRSGSRDRKSERKDKERDGGDDRSKRKERDHHKDRGTESEKSRDKKSRGETDDRRHKEDRERHREERKAKRSSRSRSRERKHKSGEEKNRKRECSHSKEKDRDRDGEQRPHKRSRSKEKSHHQRESNNDHSKHSERRRSQSTE, from the exons ATGGCTAACGTCGGAAACCAGCCACCACCACAGGCCGTTAACAAGCCTGCGCCAGGGAAACATGGAAATGTACTGCCTCTGTGGGGCAACGAAAAGACCATGAACCTCAACCCGATGATTCTCACCAACGTGCTGTCCTCGCCATATTTCAAAGTTCAGCTTTATGAACTCAAGACGTACCACGAAGTTGTGGACGAAATCTACTTCAAG GTGACTCATGCGGAGCCTTGGGAAAAGGGAAGCAGGAAGACTGCAGGTCAGACTGGAATGTGCGGAGGG GTGCGTGGAGTGGGAACCGGTGGCATTGTGTCGACTGCTTTCTGTCTTCTATACAAACTGTTCACCCTCAAGCTGACTCGCAAACAGCTGATGGGTCTGATCACTCACACAGACTCGCCATACATCCGAGCACTTGGCTTCATGTACATAAG ATACACTCAGCCCCCGGCAGATTTGGTCGACTGGTACGATGGCTTCCTGGATGATGAGGAG GAGCTCGACGTGAAGGCAGGAGGTGGATGTGTGATGACCGTCGGAGAGATGCTGCGCTCCTTCCTGACCAAACTCGAGTGGTTCTCCACGCTCTTCCCCCGTATCCCAGTGCCTGTGCAGAAAATTATTGACCAGCAGATAAAGGCGAGACCTCGTAAGGTTGTTCCGAAGGAGACACAGGAGGAAGATGCCACGTTCacaggggaggcagggaggcaAGGGGAAAAACGGCGCTCCAG GACACCGAGACGATCCCCGAGCCCCAGAAGGTCGCCCAAACGGTCGCCTAAACGGTCACCCAAACGGTCGCCCAAACGGTCACCCAAACGGTCGCCCAAACGGTCAAGGAGCAGTAGCCACCATCGCGAGAAGGAGCGCCACGGCCCCAGCTTCGACCGAGAGCTTGACAGAGAGCGTGACCggcaaaagaaagagagggagggcagGGACAAGGATAAAGATAAGGatagggacagagagagacggcgGTCCCGCAGCGCAGACCGGAACCAAGAACGACGAGAGCGCAGAAAAAGTCGCAGCGGCAGTCGGGACCGAAAAAGCGAAcgcaaagacaaagaaagagatggTGGAGATGACAGGAGcaagaggaaggaaagggaTCACCATAAAGATAGAGGCACTGAGAGTGAGAAGTCCAGGGATAAGAAGAGCAGGGGAGAGACTGATGACAGGAGGCACAAagaggacagggagagacacagagaagaaaggaaagCCAAACGGTCGAGTCGGAGTCGAAGCAGGGAAAGGAAGCACAAAAGTGGCGAGGAGAAGAACCGGAAACGAGAGTGCAGCCACAGCAAAGAGAAGGACAGGGACAGAGATGGGGAACAGCGCCCCCACAAACGTAGTCGTAGCAAAGAGAAGAGTCATCATCAGCGCGAGTCCAATAATGACCATAGTAAACATAGTGAACGCAGAAGGAGTCAGAGCACTGAGTAA
- the LOC117778346 gene encoding fibronectin type III domain-containing protein 7-like translates to METDSGLSETSMSNSNQKIIPGLTCGHNFSVSVTASNQQCNTTSSETTSLQSVPCVPTNVSVVMDCANNTALVSWSASRGALQYSVTARGSHSNVSCQTSDLSCSLGNLTCGSSYTVQVAAMDDSCSSVPSQAVVLNSAPCPPQNVSAHFNCSSNDMTISWDATREADHFLVSVVTDNGGISESCNTTDTECSLGNVTCGKTFTVHVTSVRGDCSSQQSQTHTVQSAPCPPQGIRGNLDCVTNSAWISWDAAPGPDSYTVSAVGGGNHTANCSTSSNTTCEVEDLECGVLYNFSVTAKNSQCESPPGATIDLQTAPCSLSAITAISQCHNSSILVMWALMEGGVGNTVYTATAEASDHSHLYCNDTGTSCYLYGAQCDLRYTIIVAASSDQCSSMRSPPYRISMEPCPPRNVTVDSSCEDHSALVSWTRSPVAETYSVVAMAADGHVHTCNTTSNNCSVSDLHCDEQYTVFVTAHHENCSSRASQNATVNTGPCQPDGVSVTFHCNNQSAVLSWTARDNAVEYYGCAQSANGEMLYCYSTDGNCTIEGLECGTVYNFSVQASDSTCNSSFSESVQRGAVPCPPDTVEVQLLPMQTEVQVTRVSWTQISCRDTEYMLTLTGSLLGDSQALFELSSYWTNSTYFEIPLPCGSSYEATVQSRNSAGTSNASVALSGTTAPCPPSAVVYSGNSTFASISWNASVYATVYTLYDNSVTPWTQLCRVVGLSCSLSNITSSSLVITASNAAGESEAELITNVIPHVRRRRHLLEVQDGDLSAPVLHITQIASTVVLVKWETEDDTSQHSLVRRKQDSSSPPEELTVYGGMILVTELSPNSNYCFTVSASGSVTSGPESEPVCVQTGPGLPQ, encoded by the exons ATGGAAACTGACTCTGGCCTCTCGGAAACATCCATGTCCAACTCTAATCAGAAAATCATCCCAGGCTTGACCTGTGGACACAACTTCTCTGTGTCGGTCACCGCTTCCAACCAACAGTGCAACACCACCTCTAGTGAAACCACCAGTCTGCAGTCTG TTCCATGTGTCCCCACTAATGTCTCCGTGGTGATGGACTGTGCCAACAACACCGCTCTTGTGTCCTGGTCTGCCAGTCGCGGGGCTCTTCAGTACTCAGTGACAGCCCGCGGTAGTCATAGCAACGTCAGCTGCcagacctctgacctcagctgCAGCCTCGGCAACCTCACATGTGGCAGCAGCTACACCGTCCAGGTAGCAGCCATGGACGACAGCTGCTCTAGTGTCCCAAGCCAGGCTGTGGTGTTAAACTCAG CCCCCTGCCCACCCCAGAACGTGAGTGCCCACTTCAACTGTTCTTCCAACGACATGACGATTTCCTGGGACGCCACCAGGGAAGCGGACCACTTTCTGGTGTCAGTGGTCACAGACAACGGGGGAATCAGCGAGTCATGtaacaccacagacacagagtgCTCCCTCGGCAATGTGACCTGCGggaaaaccttcactgttcatgtCACCTCTGTCAGAGGCGACTGCAGCAGCCAGCAGAGCCAGACCCACACCGTCCAGTCAG CTCCCTGCCCTCCTCAGGGAATCAGGGGCAACCTCGACTGTGTCACCAATTCTGCTTGGATCTCATGGGACGCGGCTCCGGGGCCCGACAGCTACACTGTGTCCGCTGTGGGTGGAGGGAACCACACGGCCAACTGCAGCACTTCCAGTAACACCACATGTGAGGTGGAAGACCTGGAATGTGGTGTTCTCTATAATTTCAGCGTTACTGCTAAAAACAGCCAGTGCGAGAGTCCACCAGGCGCCACCATCGACTTGCAGACAG ccccctgctccctctctgccATCACGGCCATCTCTCAGTGCCACAACTCCTCCATCCTCGTCATGTGGGCACTGATGGAGGGTGGCGTGGGGAACACAGTGTACACCGCCACAGCAGAGGCCAGCGATCACAGCCACCTATACTGCAATGACACGGGCACTAGCTGCTACCTGTATGGAGCGCAGTGTGACCTCCGTTACACCATCATCGTTGCAGCTTCATCAGACCAGTGCAGCAGCATGAGAAGTCCTCCCTACAGAATTAGCATGg AGCCCTGTCCACCCAGGAACGTGACGGTTGACTCCTCCTGTGAGGACCACAGTGCGCTGGTGTCCTGGACTCGCTCTCCTGTTGCTGAAACCTACAGTGTTGTTGCTATGGCTGCAGATGGACACGTGCATACGTGCAACACCACCTCCAATAACTGCAGCGTATCAGATCTCCACTGTGACGAGCAGTACACAGTATTTGTGACTGCCCACCATGAGAACTGCTCCAGCAGAGCCAGTCAAAATGCAACAGTGAATACAG GTCCTTGCCAGCCAGATGGAGTCTCAGTTACCTTCCATTGTAACAATCAGTCTGCAGTGCTTTCATGGACGGCCAGGGATAACGCTGTAGAGTACTATGGCTGTGCTCAATCTGCGAATGGAGAGATGCTGTACTGTTACAGCACAGATGGAAATTGCACCATCGAGGGTCTTGAATGTGGAACAGTTTACAATTTCTCTGTCCAGGCCTCAGATAGCACATGCAACAGCTCCTTCAGTGAATCAGTGCAGAGGGGAGCAG TTCCCTGCCCTCCAGACACCGTAGAGGTGCAGCTGCTGCCGATGCAGACGGAGGTGCAGGTGACGCGCGTCAGTTGGACACAGATTTCCTGCAGGGACACTGAGTACATGTTGACGCTGACAGGAAGTTTGCTGGGAGACAGCCAGGCCCTGTTCGAGCTCAGCTCCTATTGGACAAACAGCACGTACTTCGAGATTCCTCTCCCCTGTGGTTCGTCCTACGAGGCCACAGTGCAGAGCAGGAACAGTGCTGGTACCAGCAACGCGTCTGTGGCTCTCAGTGGAACAACAG CTCCTTGTCCGCCATCAGCAGTGGTGTACAGCGGCAACAGCACCTTTGCCTCAATTTCCTGGAACGCCTCAGTGTATGCCACTGTATACACGCTGTACGACAACAGTGTGACGCCATGGACTCAGCTGTGCAGGGTGGTGGGTCTGTCCTGCTCTCTTTCCAACATCACGTCCAGCAGCCTGGTGATCACAGCCAGCAACGCAGCGGGAGAAAGTGAAGCTGAACTAATAACAAATG TGATACCACATGTACGGAGGAGGAGACATCTTCTTGAAGTGCAGGATG GAGACCTTTCAGCTCCCGTTCTACACATCACACAAATAGCTTCAACAGTTGTGTTAGTTAAGTGGGAGACAGAGGACGATACATCCCAACACAGCCTGGTGAGAAGGAAGCAGGACAGTTCCAGTCCACCTGAGGAACTAACAGTCTACGGGGGAATGATCCTAGTCACTGAATTGAGCCCCAACTCCAACTACTGTTTCACAGTGTCGGCCAGCGGCTCAGTCACTAGCGGACCCGAGtcagagcctgtgtgtgtgcaaacaggACCAGGGCTTCCCCAGTAG